From Rhododendron vialii isolate Sample 1 chromosome 10a, ASM3025357v1, the proteins below share one genomic window:
- the LOC131304045 gene encoding coniferyl alcohol acyltransferase-like — MGVKGDFTVVVTKKEVVATVLPMQEHWLPMSNLDLLLPPVDVGVFFCYKKTPEEDNLLTFGSMCCVLKKALALVLVSYYPFAGEIVQNTVGEPEILCNNRGVDFIEAFADVDLCHLDLYNPDESVEGKLVPKKKQGVLCVQVTELKCGGLVVACTFDHRVADAYSTNMFLVSWAETARSIPLSFRPSFRRSLLYPRRPGLYSCSLDHLYIPISALPPPPEPEHPLVDHLISRIYYISADNLTRLQLLASANGAHKTKLETFCAFLWKLVAAGVTERGQFCKLGIVVDGRIRLSEGKIDKSKLFNSYFGNVLSIPYGEKPVRVLTSQPLSSTADSVHEFLESAVTKDHFLDLVDWVEAQRPEPVLARIYAGGEEGSNGPALVVSSGQRFPVSKVEFGWGKPVFGSYHFPWGGESGYVMPMPSPVGNGDWVVYMHLMEGQVELIEREGSDVFSPLTFDYLDGN; from the exons atggGTGTAAAAGGTGACTTCACGGTGGTGGTTACCAAGAAAGAGGTGGTGGCGACGGTGCTGCCAATGCAAGAGCATTGGCTACCAATGTCCAACCTGGACTTGCTGTTGCCACCGGTGGACGTGGGAGTTTTCTTTTGTTACAAAAAGACCCCAGAGGAGGACAACTTATTAACATTTGGGTCTATGTGCTGTGTCTTGAAGAAGGCCTTGGCCCTGGTTCTGGTTTCCTACTACCCATTTGCTGGGGAGATAGTCCAGAACACTGTGGGTGAGCCTGAGATTCTCTGTAATAACAGAGGAGTTGATTTCATTGAGGCCTTTGCTGACGTGGACCTCTGTCATCTTGACTTGTATAATCCTGATGAGAGTGTTGAAGGCAAGTTGGTGCCTAAGAAGAAGCAAGGGGTGCTTTGTGTTCAG GTGACAGAACTCAAATGCGGCGGACTGGTGGTGGCATGCACATTCGATCACCGGGTGGCCGACGCATACTCCACCAACATGTTTCTTGTCTCATGGGCGGAGACGGCTCGATCAATACCACTTTCTTTTCGCCCATCATTTCGCCGATCACTTCTCTACCCCCGTCGCCCAGGACTCTATTCATGCTCCCTAGATCACCTCTACATCCCAATCTCTGCCttgccaccaccaccagaaCCCGAACATCCCCTCGTAGACCACCTCATAAGCCGCATTTACTACATCTCCGCCGACAACCTCACCCGCCTCCAGTTACTCGCAAGCGCCAATGGAGCCCACAAGACTAAGCTGGAGACATTTTGTGCCTTTTTATGGAAACTAGTCGCCGCAGGAGTAACAGAAAGAGGGCAATTTTGTAAACTAGGAATTGTGGTGGATGGACGGATAAGATTGAGCGAAGGAAAGATCGACAAGTCCAAACTCTTCAATTCGTACTTTGGAAATGTCTTGTCAATTCCATATGGGGAAAAGCCAGTTCGTGTATTAACCAGCCAGCCGTTGAGTTCAACGGCCGATTCGGTTCATGAGTTTCTAGAAAGTGCTGTTACCAAGGACCACTTCTTGGATTTAGTTGATTGGGTGGAGGCCCAAAGGCCCGAGCCAGTACTGGCTCGGATTTATGCGGGCGGGGAGGAAGGGTCCAATGGGCCGGCTTTGGTGGTTTCGTCGGGCCAGCGGTTTCCGGTTTCAAAAGTGGAGTTCGGGTGGGGGAAGCCGGTGTTCGGGTCGTACCATTTTCCGTGGGGCGGCGAATCGGGTTATGTGATGCCGATGCCGAGTCCGGTGGGGAATGGTGATTGGGTTGTGTATATGCATTTGATGGAAGGGCAGGTGGAGttgatagagagagaagggagcgATGTGTTTAGCCCcttgacttttgattatcttGATGGTAATTAA